A genomic window from Methanovulcanius yangii includes:
- a CDS encoding ATP-binding protein, whose translation MSRTPFEHTGSLQIGTVDFVSSDEVKVALDIETPESMALNTGGPRPFPRVNSYVLIPVDDGFLVGQITWLAVERSAFPQRRGMKDFGLVDLPYPLRKLSLNPLGTLRKHPHDPDQYIFRRGADALPSVGTAVMLPTERQLRSIVESGENRRVLIGTSPLAGNAEVRVDPNRLFGRHLAVLGNTGSGKSCSIAGLIRWNLEQAKEACSGQPNARFIILDPNGEYSRAFSAKNSEIKARIFKVKPGENEDPLQVPLWFWNSAEWASITQASAKTQRPTLIHALRFVREGDVEPVEDAGHEMRRFLRTIISTIQIEKNSGSPWGSFPRPKNFYEKLEKWKKGLEPNLDTFPGEPNQKLHQLIEIIEGLCEPRRGRYPHYDFTLIEVNELIQVARDAHVAFGGLESDVLPSDVDAPCPFEGDSLLRSVEAVAEMLNVSEHVETLLIRIRTLLTDTRMKPILSSASDITLEKWLSDYIGKDQAEDGCVSVIDLSLVPTEVVHILTAVIARMIFEALQRYMKINSVALPTVLVMEEAHTFIKRYQQDIDGQDTAKVCCQIFERIAREGRKFGLGLVLSSQRPSELSPTVLSQCNTYLLHRITNDRDQELVHRLVPDNLKGLLRELPLLPSQNAILLGWASELPVLVKMNNLPESYQPRSNDPDFWGSWVGMDEEGHEILYEIDWSLIANDWQGKQTVENVDETVGDDA comes from the coding sequence ATGAGCCGTACTCCCTTCGAGCACACAGGAAGTCTTCAAATAGGGACGGTAGACTTTGTCTCATCCGACGAAGTGAAGGTTGCTCTAGATATCGAAACTCCCGAATCAATGGCATTGAATACGGGAGGACCACGCCCATTTCCCCGTGTCAATAGCTATGTCCTTATACCTGTCGATGATGGATTTCTTGTTGGGCAGATTACTTGGTTGGCAGTCGAACGATCCGCATTTCCGCAGCGTCGGGGGATGAAGGACTTTGGACTTGTTGATCTACCGTACCCACTTCGGAAACTAAGTCTCAATCCTCTTGGCACCTTGCGAAAACATCCCCATGATCCAGATCAATATATCTTTCGTCGTGGGGCTGATGCCTTGCCATCTGTCGGTACAGCAGTAATGCTCCCCACAGAACGCCAGCTTCGCTCAATAGTAGAGTCTGGAGAAAACCGACGTGTTCTGATTGGGACAAGCCCTCTTGCCGGCAATGCTGAGGTACGGGTAGACCCAAACAGGCTTTTTGGCCGTCACCTCGCTGTTCTTGGGAATACAGGAAGTGGAAAATCCTGTTCCATAGCCGGATTGATTCGCTGGAACCTCGAACAGGCAAAGGAAGCGTGCTCAGGGCAACCCAATGCAAGATTCATCATTCTTGATCCTAATGGCGAATACTCACGTGCTTTTAGTGCTAAAAATTCAGAAATTAAGGCACGAATATTTAAAGTTAAACCAGGAGAAAATGAGGACCCGCTGCAGGTTCCATTATGGTTCTGGAATAGTGCAGAATGGGCATCTATTACGCAGGCAAGCGCGAAGACACAGAGACCAACCCTCATTCATGCGTTACGGTTTGTGAGGGAGGGAGACGTAGAACCTGTAGAGGATGCAGGCCATGAAATGCGTCGCTTTCTAAGGACGATCATTTCAACCATACAAATTGAAAAGAATTCAGGGTCACCTTGGGGAAGTTTCCCAAGACCAAAAAATTTCTATGAAAAATTAGAAAAATGGAAAAAAGGTCTTGAACCTAATTTGGATACTTTTCCAGGTGAACCAAACCAGAAATTACACCAGTTAATTGAAATAATTGAAGGACTCTGCGAGCCCCGCCGAGGAAGATATCCTCATTATGATTTTACTCTAATAGAAGTCAACGAATTAATTCAAGTTGCAAGAGATGCACACGTCGCATTTGGAGGCTTGGAATCAGATGTTTTACCCTCCGACGTGGATGCACCATGCCCCTTTGAGGGGGATTCCCTGCTTCGAAGCGTAGAAGCAGTAGCAGAAATGCTCAATGTATCAGAACATGTTGAGACTCTCCTCATCAGAATTCGTACGTTGCTAACCGATACCCGCATGAAGCCAATACTAAGCAGTGCTTCAGACATTACGCTTGAAAAGTGGCTTTCAGACTATATCGGAAAGGATCAGGCGGAAGATGGTTGCGTTTCCGTGATTGATCTATCATTAGTGCCAACCGAAGTTGTTCACATATTAACGGCTGTAATTGCCCGAATGATCTTTGAGGCACTTCAGAGATATATGAAAATCAATAGTGTGGCCCTCCCAACTGTACTTGTGATGGAGGAGGCGCATACCTTCATAAAAAGATATCAACAAGACATAGATGGTCAGGATACGGCTAAAGTCTGCTGTCAGATTTTCGAGCGCATTGCTCGAGAAGGAAGAAAATTCGGATTAGGTCTGGTTCTTTCTTCTCAAAGACCCTCAGAACTCTCCCCAACAGTTTTGTCCCAGTGTAATACTTACCTCTTACACAGGATCACCAATGATCGTGATCAAGAACTTGTCCATAGACTTGTACCCGATAATCTGAAGGGCTTATTGCGAGAACTACCGTTATTGCCCTCGCAAAATGCAATTCTTCTTGGCTGGGCCTCAGAATTACCAGTTCTGGTGAAGATGAACAATCTACCTGAATCCTATCAACCACGTTCGAATGACCCGGATTTCTGGGGATCATGGGTGGGTATGGATGAAGAAGGTCATGAAATCTTATATGAAATCGACTGGTCACTTATTGCAAATGATTGGCAGGGGAAGCAAACAGTTGAGAATGTAGACGAAACCGTTGGTGATGACGCATGA
- a CDS encoding SIR2 family protein, whose product MKDDERSIQILKCHDDHAPVCFSINNEGTEGIPSFKLEEGSHCPWVKKEDQFGPDKLRSRIEPWLTALFQSEHLSVLVGSGLTQGLHQMAAGEQLSGMNEATFGIFDKEINTKAKDSAISAGRTKINIEDQIRVSNELLRGLEVLASTKSTDSKEYEDVATLQQALTSVLDDFTKSILKGENGLISAEIEKREKAFNYLVSFLMSFASRSGTRDRLHIFTTNYDRCIEAGADVAGLRLIDRFVGTLVPIFRSSRLDVDMHYNPPGIRGEPRYLEGVARFTKLHGSVDWIDYNKNIQRIGLPFGAEEIDPYLNAPGLKDANALQLMIYPNASKDRETASYPYVELFRDLAAAICRPNSTLICYGYSFGDEHINRVIEDMLTIPSAHLVIISYGDPLGRIMYTYEKLGRPAQITLLIGDHLGDFQTLVDHYLPKPAIDRTTFRMAELLKARWGTVQNDEDAKTPKPTPEGDTVQ is encoded by the coding sequence ATGAAGGATGATGAAAGATCTATTCAGATTCTGAAATGCCACGACGATCATGCACCAGTCTGCTTTAGTATCAATAATGAGGGTACTGAAGGAATTCCATCGTTCAAATTGGAAGAAGGATCCCACTGCCCTTGGGTAAAGAAGGAAGATCAATTTGGTCCGGACAAATTACGGTCTAGGATCGAACCTTGGTTAACCGCTCTCTTTCAATCAGAGCATCTTTCTGTGCTTGTTGGTTCTGGGTTGACACAAGGCCTCCATCAGATGGCTGCTGGTGAGCAATTATCTGGGATGAATGAAGCCACATTTGGGATATTTGACAAGGAAATAAACACCAAAGCAAAGGATTCTGCCATATCTGCGGGAAGAACAAAAATTAATATTGAAGATCAAATTCGTGTTTCAAACGAATTACTTCGCGGACTTGAAGTTCTCGCATCCACAAAATCTACAGATTCTAAAGAGTATGAAGACGTTGCCACGTTGCAGCAAGCATTGACATCCGTTCTTGATGATTTTACCAAGTCAATTCTAAAAGGAGAAAATGGGTTAATATCAGCAGAAATAGAAAAGAGGGAAAAAGCGTTTAATTATCTTGTAAGTTTTCTGATGAGTTTTGCCAGCCGAAGTGGTACTCGTGATCGTCTCCACATATTCACCACTAACTACGATCGTTGTATTGAGGCAGGCGCAGATGTAGCAGGATTACGATTGATTGACCGTTTCGTCGGTACATTAGTTCCAATTTTCCGTTCATCACGTCTTGATGTTGATATGCATTACAATCCTCCGGGCATCAGGGGAGAACCACGATACCTGGAGGGAGTCGCACGATTTACAAAATTGCATGGTTCAGTTGACTGGATAGATTATAATAAAAACATCCAACGGATTGGCCTTCCATTCGGTGCGGAAGAAATTGATCCATACCTGAATGCCCCCGGTTTGAAAGATGCTAATGCACTGCAATTGATGATCTATCCTAATGCATCCAAAGACAGGGAGACAGCATCATATCCATATGTTGAATTATTCCGTGACTTAGCAGCGGCAATATGCCGTCCAAACAGCACGCTCATTTGTTATGGATATAGCTTTGGTGATGAACACATCAATCGCGTAATTGAGGATATGTTGACAATCCCATCAGCACATCTGGTGATAATCTCATATGGCGATCCTCTGGGCCGGATCATGTATACCTATGAAAAATTAGGTAGGCCTGCACAAATAACACTTTTAATCGGAGACCATCTCGGAGACTTCCAGACGCTTGTGGACCATTATCTGCCAAAACCAGCGATTGATCGGACGACCTTCCGGATGGCAGAACTCCTGAAAGCACGATGGGGAACAGTCCAGAATGATGAAGATGCAAAGACTCCAAAGCCGACGCCGGAAGGAGATACTGTGCAATGA